In one window of Bombus fervidus isolate BK054 chromosome 4, iyBomFerv1, whole genome shotgun sequence DNA:
- the Pof gene encoding RNA binding domain-containing protein painting of fourth isoform X1 encodes MKRSVTEENGEAKRSFVKQECINFGYDGSYPAYTSSSSSPSTVTQPLPGQPPLPPMPPPSSGVPPPPHVFGPVPSQVTPIQAWTHPPAPWQWITPQTSPLPPPPPRDMTANSFQREMPLRGNYMRRERFTHNKSNMYVQRNNFHRKNRRLPRFGQTQGQFDQAAYFGATLSNNLGLEWQRNNYTASTGDTIMNHMPLPNHPLPPIPPGILTNRHGEETSDQDAKVVLEEVVVKKNKQRKPMSQSYPSRPWNREDAERALKIENEYNKTVKAQSLIIKFPDPDLNKDIVREFHPGIQNIHFQSPSGPRYCFIQMAESVDIDEAIKELEKIPFGVGHLKVERKSLRDEDNPMPEEIDPYTLYIGNLPESVNVNEVKSKFPTAARVDVGYAQKMRNTRYAFIRYNSVDESISAYKQAHDLMWDTRSIIVRFRRQRGNTCLPGEPKPNIKKVKEEPNSNSQIKKEQKANHTEKNEAKLETDVGNRIQDNSSKMQNKTSSQVQEQNANLQSSSSSTPTSIASAKSAQQQQPWTSQPPQIPSASEAPPPCSTERESVPETIMLTEIKEEPADYEEMECNIRSDDDIDDDIDDDDDDDEEEEEEEEEEEDSDDNDDDNEDDYEDEEEDIDESRNLSLNNKREIAEVNEPSDHLDQMFSELENMTGDISF; translated from the exons ATGAAACGCTCg GTAACTGAAGAAAATGGAGAAGCAAAGAGATCTTTTGTTAAACAAGAATGTATCAATTTTGGATACGATGGTTCCTATCCTGCTTATACTTCATCATCTTCATCCCCTTCGACTGTCACACAACCTTTGCCAGGACAACCACCATTACCTCCCATGCCTCCTCCTTCTAGTGGAGTTCCACCACCTCCACATGTATTTGGACCAGTGCCTTCTCAAGTTACACCTATACAGGCATGGACACATCCTCCTGCACCATGGCAATGGATAACACCTCAAACATCTCCTTTACCTCCTCCACCCCCACGTGATATGACTGCAAATTCATTTCAAAGAGAAATGCCTCTCAGAGGTAATTACATGAGACGAGAAAGGTTTACACACAATAAAAGTAATATGTATgttcaaagaaataattttcatcgtaAAAATAGAAGACTTCCACGTTTTGGACAAACTCAGGGTCAGTTTGATCAAGCAGCATATTTTGGTGCAACATTGAGTAATAACCTTGGTTTGGAATGgcaaagaaataattacacTGCCTCTACAGGTGATACAATTATGAATCACATGCCTCTTCCTAATCATCCTTTGCCTCCTATACCACCAGGGATTTTGACAAATAGACATGGAGAAGAAACTTCAGATCAGGATGCTAAAGTTGTTCTG gaaGAAGTTGttgttaaaaagaataaacaaAGAAAACCTATGTCCCAAAGTTATCCTAGTCGACCATGGAATAGAGAAGATGCAGAAAGagctttgaaaattgaaaacgaaTATAACAAAACAGTCAAAGCTCAGAGTTTAATAATCAAATTCCCAGACCCTGATTTAAACAAAGATATTGTGAGGGAATTTCATCCTGGTATACAGAATATTCATTTTCAAAGTCCCAGTGGTCCTAGATATTGTTTTATACAGATGGCAGAAAGTGTTGATATTGATGAAGCTATAAAGGAATTGGAAAAAATACCCTTTGGAGTAGGTCATTTGAAAGTTGAAAGAAAATCCCTAAGGGATGAAGATAATCCCATGCCTGAAGAAATAGATccatatacattatacataggAAATTTACCAGAATCTGTTAACGTTAATGAAGTAAAAAGTAAGTTTCCAACAGCTGCTCGAGTAGATGTAGGGTATGCacaaaaaatgagaaatactcg GTATGCttttataaggtacaatagtGTGGATGAATCCATATCTGCTTATAAACAAGCACATGATTTAATGTGGGATACCAGAAGTATTATTGTTAGATTTAGAAGGCAGCGTGGTAATACTTGTCTTCCTGGGGAACCTAAACCTAATATTAAAAAGGTTAAAGAAGAACCAAATAGTAATTcacaaataaagaaagaacagaAAGCTAATCATACTGAAAAAAATGAGGCAAAACTAGAAACTGATGTAGGAAATAGAATACAAGATAATTCTagtaaaatgcaaaataaaacGTCATCTCAGGTTCAAGAACAAAATGCAAATTTGCAATCATCTTCTTCCTCTACACCAACTTCAATTGCATCAGCCAAATCagcacaacaacaacaaccaTGG ACTAGTCAACCACCTCAAATACCTTCAGCATCTGAAGCTCCTCCACCTTGTTCAACAGAAAGAGAATCGGTTCCAGAAACGATAATGCTTACAGAAATTAAGGAAGAGCCAGCAGATTATGAAGAAATGGAATGTAATATTCGCTCTGATGATGATATAGACGATGATATAGATGATGACGATGATgacgatgaagaagaagaagaagaggaagaagaagaagaggattcagatgataatgatgatgataatgAAGACGATTATGAAGATGAGGAGGAAGATATAGATGAAAGTAgaaatttatcgttaaataataaacgagaAATTGCAGAAGTTAACGAACCATCTGAT CATCTTGACCAAATGTTCAGTGAATTAGAGAACATGACTGGTGACATCAGTTTTTAA
- the Fadd gene encoding fas-associated death domain protein, with the protein MEQEYICLRKEFLSAAENHVNKITLNILKEYYRQSIDSNRKLSQIKDLSTLLDTLEKRDVLSYYNVKPLLYISNNFLNDFQIQSKLKNYQIYIQNMQYPLLRNMYQESNENKDEDKCKISYITENKSSQIKVLDDVENQSILQYKDLRSSCPTQESMLQQTILLRISEKIGRSWRDTLRYLQVPEYQIDIIEHKHPFHLKEQSYEALKLYMTQYSNNNWKINLMHALEKARRKDLKEIVEKLILESNN; encoded by the exons ATGGAACAAGAGTATATATGTCTACGTAAAGAATTCTTATCAGCTGCAGAAAAccatgttaataaaattacattaaatatacttAAGGAATACTATAGGCAATCTATAGATTCAAATCGCAAACTGAGTCAGATTAAAGATTTATCAACATTATTGGACACATTGGAAAAACGTGATGTTTTAAGCTATTATAATGTGAAACCACTTctatatatatcaaataactttttaaatgattttcaaatacaaagcaaattaaagaattatcaaatttatattcaaaacatGCAATATcctttattacgtaatatgtaTCAGGAATCAAATG AGAATAAAGATGAGGATAAATGTAAGATATCATATATAACTGAAAACAAATCATCACAAATAAAAGTACTTGATGATGTGGAAAATCAATCAATATTACAGTACAAAGATCTTAGAAGCAGTTGCCCTACACAGGAATCTATGTTACAACAAACGa tattattACGCATAAGTGAAAAAATTGGTCGCTCTTGGAGAGATACCCTTAGATATTTACAAGTTCCTGAATACCAAATTGATATAATTGAACACAAACATCCTTTTCATTTGAAAGAACAGAGTTACGAA gctttgaaattatatatgactCAGTATAGTAAcaataattggaaaataaatttaatgcaTGCTCTAGAGAAAGCTAGACGCAAGGATCTGAAGGAAATTGTTGAGAAACTAATATTAGaatcgaataattaa
- the LOC139986688 gene encoding RNA-binding protein NOB1, which produces MTATQKVQYLIVDTSAFIQNASLQDVGVNIITEQDVVNEVTNKRQLRRLVVLPYDLKIQNAYSENIKFVTEFAKKTGDYTSLSATDIKVIALTYQLEKEKIGTDHLRTKPMVAQTLDSNVEKTEDLRTPLAGFYIPEKNKDVEVNTKEYNDEELKQETCIVNNKKNEIETNMENSMKNMSYEKTEEESESDYKEYSASESDYETADSEIDQDRTEDLSTIFSKLTCESTDFIVQDRNNIEHNIDNILVPTKENYDDTDQHSEYKDGKSDDNSDNNYECDDEDGDDNDDDSGWITPGNIRNIKKDLDSDFLEQKSVTVACLTMDFAMQNVLKQIGLNVISLDGRVIKQMRTYIFRCYACYKTTSIMTKVFCPSCGNKTLKRVAVTLNDEGKPKVHINFRKPISKKGKRFSLPLPKGGKHANNPILYEDQPLPHQRPSRLARTKNNPLVEDCIAEYSPFLMRDVHSKSAMLGIRTKGPVKYWMQKNPNEVRRRKK; this is translated from the exons atgaCTGCAACACAGAAAGTGCAATACTTAATTGTTGATACAAGTGCTTTTATCCAAAATGCATCCTTACAG GATGTTggtgtaaatataataacagaGCAAGATGTAGTAAATGAAGTTACAAATAAAAGACAATTAAGAAGACTTGTTGTCTTACCatatgatttaaaaatacaaaatgcaTATTCTGAAAACATTAAATTTG TGACAGAATTTGCTAAAAAGACTGGTGATTACACTAGTTTATCAGCTACTGATATAAAAGTAATTGCATTAACATATCAgctggaaaaagaaaaaatagggACTGATCATTTAAGAACTAAACCAATGGTAGCACAAACTCTAGATTCCAATGTTGAGAAAACTGAAGATCTTCGTACACCCTTAGCCGGCTTTTATATACcagagaaaaat AAAGATGTTGAAGTTAATACAAAAGAATATAATGATGAGGAGTTAAAACAAGAAACatgtatagtaaataataagaagaatgagatagaaacaaatatggaaaatagcatGAAGAATATGAGTTATGaaaaaacagaagaagaaTCGGAATCAGACTATAAGGAATATAGTGCTAGTGAATCCGATTATGAAACAGCAGATTCTGAAATAGATCAAGACAGAACAGAAGATTTATctacaatattttcaaaattaacttGTGAATCAACAGATTTTATAGTTcaagatagaaataatattgaacataatattgataatattctTGTTCCAACTAAAGAAAACTATGATGATACAGATCAGCATAGTGAATATAAAGATGGCAAAAGTGATGATAACAGtgataataattatgaatGTGATGATGAAGATGGCGatgataatgatgatgataGCGGTTGGATTACACCTG GAAACATTCGTAATATAAAGAAAGATCTTGATTCAGACTTTCTTGAACAAAAATCGGTAACCGTTGCATGTTTAACAATGGACTTTGCTAtgcaaaatgttttaaaacaaATAGGATTAAATGTGATTTCATTAGATGGAAGAGTAATTAAACAAATGCGGACGTACATTTTTAGATGTTACGCGTGTTATAAAACTACTAGTATTATGACAAAAGTTTTCTGTCCTAGTTGTGGTAATAAGACATTGAAAAGAGTTGCAGTTACATTAAATGACGAAGGAAAACCAAAAGTTCATATCAATTTCCGGAAGCCAATttcaaagaaaggaaaaaga ttttctttacCGCTCCCGAAAGGTGGAAAACATGCAAACAATCCTATTCTTTATGAAGATCAACCATTACCTCATCAAAGACCATCAAGACTAGCACGTACAAAAAATAATCCTTTAGTAGAAGATTGTATAGCTGAATATTCTCCGTTTCTTATGCGTGACGTACATTCTAAATCAGCTATGTTGGGCATAAGAACGAAAGGTCCTGTCAAATATTGGATGCAAAAAAATCCGAATGAAgtcagaagaagaaaaaaataa
- the LOC139986728 gene encoding ribonuclease P protein subunit p40 — MLSPEVWNFKAPQHHFSTEKRNYKKTDVPDVVKLHYFNHSISLILPDAARIPDELRTCLSEDSDYYRVNGLNVFELINKEFIEAFVKKGQLTLLTIGNRIDVDNSVAVTPTGHLILSLLTEDFQKLGLEGKASFFDRKVQTRYVVTIDLKSENFTPGKKNYEHVQTSLKERLNTKFDVIVSWNPPDENLCPSSVAAWFHKRKYSVSLCQQTFLQRIEYSLPIPIISNEFDSDKFFEWLGIFSICGNLENNIENNYVNTYKYPLPVINVGQVWYLQWTGFFTTKQIKTFYSIVEEYVSMKNSLPWVALHVQGFLDSPVSWDLKEHTFYTDGDNSYTIVFRPGAHSIIRKSLSSNNKPRIFQ, encoded by the exons ATGCTTAGTCCAGAAGTATGGAACTTTAAAGCACCTCAACATCATTTTTCTaccgaaaaaagaaattacaagaaaacTGATGTGCCAGATGTAGtcaaattacattattttaaccATTCT ATATCTTTGATACTTCCTGATGCAGCTAGAATTCCGGATGAATTGCGAACTTGTCTTTCGGAAGACAGCGATTATTATCGAGTTAATGGACTGAATgtatttgaattaataaacaaagaaTTCATCGAAGCATTCGTTAAGAAAG GACAGTTGACACTTTTAACAATAGGAAATAGAATAGATGTAGACAATTCAGTTGCTGTTACACCAACTGGGCAtttaatattatctttattaacAGAAGATTTTCAAAAGCTTGGTTTAGAAGGCAAAGCTTCCTTCTTTGATCGTAAAGTACAGACACGTTATG TTGTAACTATTGATCTAAAGTCTGAAAATTTTACACCTGGTAAAAAGAATTATGAACATGTCCAAACATCACTAAAGGAGCGtcttaatacaaaatttgatgTTATTGTATCATGGAATCCACCAG atgAAAATTTGTGTCCTTCATCTGTGGCAGCATGGTTCCATAAACGCAAATACAGTGTATCTCTTTGTCAGCAAACGTTTTTACAAAGAATTGAATATTCTTTACCAATACCGATAATTTCGAATGAATTTGATAGTGACAAATTTTTTGAATGGCTTGGAATTTTTAGTATATGTGGTAACTT gGAGAATAATATAGAGAATAATTATGTAAACACATATAAGTATCCATTGCCAGTTATAAATGTTGGTCAAGTATGGTATTTACAATGGACTGGTTTCTTCACaacaaaacaaattaaaacttTCTACAGTATTGTGGAAGAATATGTATCGATGAAAAACAGTTTACCTTGGGTTGCTTTACATGTCCAAGGATTTTTAGATAGCCCTGTTAGTTGGGATTTAAAAGAACATACATTTTATACAGATGGTGATAATAGCTACACTATTGTATTTAGACCAGGTGCTCATTCTATTATACGCAAAAGTTTAAGCTCAAATAATAAACCAAGGATCTTTCAATAa
- the Eif4e4 gene encoding eukaryotic translation initiation factor 4E4 isoform X1 has product MLQTRNAYIINEVERKEPEVVNFDEFPPEVLIKHPLQHTWTLWYYEPDRNKSWEESQRKITSFDTAEDFWSLYNHIKAASELRQGCDYSMFKQGIRPMWEDDANKCGGRWLINLDKKQRNTDLDHFWLETLLCMIGEAFNGYSDDICGAVVNIRPKGDKIGVWTANANNEDSVIEIGRKLRERLKIASKVTIGYQIHKDVIVKVGSQTKNAYVV; this is encoded by the exons ATGTTACAGACACGCAATGcttatataattaat GAAGTCGAGAGGAAGGAACCAGAAGTAGTAAACTTCGATGAATTCCCGCCGGaggttttaattaaacatccACTTCAACATACATGGACTCTTTGGTATTATGAACCAGACAGAAATAAATCATGGGAAGAAagtcaaagaaaaattacaagcTTTGATACAGCTGAAGATTTTTGGAG TTTATACAATCATATAAAGGCAGCATCAGAATTAAGACAAGGTTGTGACTATAGTATGTTCAAACAAGGAATCAGACCCATGTGGGAAGATGATGCTAATAAATGTGGTGGAAGGTGGCTtataaatttagataaaaagcaaagaaatacAGATCTAGATCACTTTTGGCTAGAAACACTTTTATGTATGATTGGTGAGGCATTTAATGGATATTCAGATGATATTTGTGGGGCTGTTGTAAATATAAGGCCAAAAGGAGATAAAATTGGTGTATGGACTGCAAATGCCAATAATGAAGATAGCGTTATAGAAATTgg ACGCAAATTAagagaaagattaaaaattgcatCAAAAGTTACTATAGGCTATCAAATACATAAAGATGTTATAGTTAAAGTAGGGAGTCAAACAAAAAATGCCTATGTTGTTTAA
- the Pof gene encoding RNA binding domain-containing protein painting of fourth isoform X2 translates to MKRSVTEENGEAKRSFVKQECINFGYDGSYPAYTSSSSSPSTVTQPLPGQPPLPPMPPPSSGVPPPPHVFGPVPSQVTPIQAWTHPPAPWQWITPQTSPLPPPPPRDMTANSFQREMPLRGNYMRRERFTHNKSNMYVQRNNFHRKNRRLPRFGQTQGDTIMNHMPLPNHPLPPIPPGILTNRHGEETSDQDAKVVLEEVVVKKNKQRKPMSQSYPSRPWNREDAERALKIENEYNKTVKAQSLIIKFPDPDLNKDIVREFHPGIQNIHFQSPSGPRYCFIQMAESVDIDEAIKELEKIPFGVGHLKVERKSLRDEDNPMPEEIDPYTLYIGNLPESVNVNEVKSKFPTAARVDVGYAQKMRNTRYAFIRYNSVDESISAYKQAHDLMWDTRSIIVRFRRQRGNTCLPGEPKPNIKKVKEEPNSNSQIKKEQKANHTEKNEAKLETDVGNRIQDNSSKMQNKTSSQVQEQNANLQSSSSSTPTSIASAKSAQQQQPWTSQPPQIPSASEAPPPCSTERESVPETIMLTEIKEEPADYEEMECNIRSDDDIDDDIDDDDDDDEEEEEEEEEEEDSDDNDDDNEDDYEDEEEDIDESRNLSLNNKREIAEVNEPSDHLDQMFSELENMTGDISF, encoded by the exons ATGAAACGCTCg GTAACTGAAGAAAATGGAGAAGCAAAGAGATCTTTTGTTAAACAAGAATGTATCAATTTTGGATACGATGGTTCCTATCCTGCTTATACTTCATCATCTTCATCCCCTTCGACTGTCACACAACCTTTGCCAGGACAACCACCATTACCTCCCATGCCTCCTCCTTCTAGTGGAGTTCCACCACCTCCACATGTATTTGGACCAGTGCCTTCTCAAGTTACACCTATACAGGCATGGACACATCCTCCTGCACCATGGCAATGGATAACACCTCAAACATCTCCTTTACCTCCTCCACCCCCACGTGATATGACTGCAAATTCATTTCAAAGAGAAATGCCTCTCAGAGGTAATTACATGAGACGAGAAAGGTTTACACACAATAAAAGTAATATGTATgttcaaagaaataattttcatcgtaAAAATAGAAGACTTCCACGTTTTGGACAAACTCAGG GTGATACAATTATGAATCACATGCCTCTTCCTAATCATCCTTTGCCTCCTATACCACCAGGGATTTTGACAAATAGACATGGAGAAGAAACTTCAGATCAGGATGCTAAAGTTGTTCTG gaaGAAGTTGttgttaaaaagaataaacaaAGAAAACCTATGTCCCAAAGTTATCCTAGTCGACCATGGAATAGAGAAGATGCAGAAAGagctttgaaaattgaaaacgaaTATAACAAAACAGTCAAAGCTCAGAGTTTAATAATCAAATTCCCAGACCCTGATTTAAACAAAGATATTGTGAGGGAATTTCATCCTGGTATACAGAATATTCATTTTCAAAGTCCCAGTGGTCCTAGATATTGTTTTATACAGATGGCAGAAAGTGTTGATATTGATGAAGCTATAAAGGAATTGGAAAAAATACCCTTTGGAGTAGGTCATTTGAAAGTTGAAAGAAAATCCCTAAGGGATGAAGATAATCCCATGCCTGAAGAAATAGATccatatacattatacataggAAATTTACCAGAATCTGTTAACGTTAATGAAGTAAAAAGTAAGTTTCCAACAGCTGCTCGAGTAGATGTAGGGTATGCacaaaaaatgagaaatactcg GTATGCttttataaggtacaatagtGTGGATGAATCCATATCTGCTTATAAACAAGCACATGATTTAATGTGGGATACCAGAAGTATTATTGTTAGATTTAGAAGGCAGCGTGGTAATACTTGTCTTCCTGGGGAACCTAAACCTAATATTAAAAAGGTTAAAGAAGAACCAAATAGTAATTcacaaataaagaaagaacagaAAGCTAATCATACTGAAAAAAATGAGGCAAAACTAGAAACTGATGTAGGAAATAGAATACAAGATAATTCTagtaaaatgcaaaataaaacGTCATCTCAGGTTCAAGAACAAAATGCAAATTTGCAATCATCTTCTTCCTCTACACCAACTTCAATTGCATCAGCCAAATCagcacaacaacaacaaccaTGG ACTAGTCAACCACCTCAAATACCTTCAGCATCTGAAGCTCCTCCACCTTGTTCAACAGAAAGAGAATCGGTTCCAGAAACGATAATGCTTACAGAAATTAAGGAAGAGCCAGCAGATTATGAAGAAATGGAATGTAATATTCGCTCTGATGATGATATAGACGATGATATAGATGATGACGATGATgacgatgaagaagaagaagaagaggaagaagaagaagaggattcagatgataatgatgatgataatgAAGACGATTATGAAGATGAGGAGGAAGATATAGATGAAAGTAgaaatttatcgttaaataataaacgagaAATTGCAGAAGTTAACGAACCATCTGAT CATCTTGACCAAATGTTCAGTGAATTAGAGAACATGACTGGTGACATCAGTTTTTAA
- the LOC139986725 gene encoding uncharacterized protein: MPRKHQVHKLVDLALYSIGEFVTVFGRYLTKHICVISKTNPEYGHVKLHSMLKFMKHLLSYNVPRHLYDKMSRTVLTAIVNLVKETRGSYNEYALTATFLSEITVALHLTEVVVDTHLKRIEFSAWPKIMRHILYNKLPDMVGLEVLDLGSGSAGWRTSDIEKVIISGVTAMPNLVCFILCFDCTDSIIAALAQNCKKLQQLDVTASRSVTDRSVGPLLSCKYLKKIKLCKTSVTVPGYATLFLEHLNIEDIGRCDEFGYVLEHIHQKNINNTNSFHIKTFESRNFNVEHLYLLIDMCPYITSLCILRDEKIMDLTILAALNYLTELKLLSCDFYAHGIKTLLEIKGCTITNLHLEHVDGIDLNALIFISQYCPNINSLVFYNCEFLEQAPIYPRKFAIPPFQYLERIKCVVECANMHLEFLLSHCKNIKFIQLGSSTGIGDETIRRIFSENPMHKLEELKILYSHDLSMKTIQLLMHSCDNLYRLSELENWQGISPTELDMFREELKNTNINLDTSPSLSFA; encoded by the coding sequence ATGCCAAGAAAGCACCAGGTACATAAGCTAGTAGATCTAGCATTATACTCTATTGGAGAATTTGTAACTGTTTTTGGTAGATACTTGACAAAACATATTTGTGTGATTTCTAAAACAAATCCAGAATATGGACATGTTAAATTACATTCAAtgttgaaatttatgaaacatttattAAGTTACAATGTACCTAGACATCTATATGATAAAATGTCTAGAACAGTATTAACTGCAATTGTTAATCTAGTCAAAGAAACTAGGGGTTCATATAATGAATATGCTTTAACTGCAACCTTTTTGTCAGAAATAACAGTTGCTCTTCATTTAACAGAAGTGGTTGTAGATAcacatttaaaaagaattgaattttCTGCTTGGCCTAAAATTATGCGTcatattctttataataaattacctGATATGGTTGGACTTGAAGTTTTGGATTTAGGCTCAGGATCAGCTGGTTGGAGAACATCTGATATTGAAAAAGTTATTATTAGTGGTGTAACTGCTATGCCAAATTtagtatgttttattttatgctTTGATTGCACAGATAGTATTATAGCAGCTCTAGCTCAAAACTGTAAAAAGCTGCAGCAGTTAGATGTAACTGCATCTAGATCTGTAACAGATCGGAGTGTTGGTCCTTTACTGTcatgcaaatatttaaaaaaaattaagttatGTAAAACTTCTGTGACTGTGCCTGGTTATGCAACTCTCTTTCTAGaacatttaaatatagaaGATATTGGTAGATGTGATGAATTTGGATATGTTTTAGAGCATATTcatcagaaaaatattaacaatacaaattcttttcatataaaaacatTTGAGAGCCGAAATTTCAATGTGgaacatttatatcttttaattgaTATGTGCCCATATATTACAAGTCTTTGTATATTACGTGATGAAAAAATTATGGATCTTACAATTTTAGCTGCACTTAATTATTTAACAGAATTAAAACTTCTATCTTGTGATTTTTATGCCCATGGAATAAAAACactattagaaataaaaggttgcacaattacaaatttacattTGGAACATGTAGATGGAATTGACTTAAATGCACTTATATTTATAAGTCAATATTGCCCAAATATAAACAGTCTAGTTTTTTACAACTGTGAATTCTTAGAACAAGCACCAATTTATCCAAGAAAGTTTGCAATCCCGCCATTTCAGTATTTAGAAAGAATCAAATGTGTAGTAGAATGTGCAAACATGCATCTAGAGTTTTTACTCTCtcattgtaaaaatattaaatttattcaattgGGTTCATCAACTGGTATTGGAGATGAAACaataagaagaatattttcagaaaatcCAATGCATAAATTAGAAGAACTCAAAATATTGTATAGTCATGATTTATCAATGAAAactatacaattattaatgcATTCTTGTGATAATTTATATCGTCTGTCAGAATTAGAGAATTGGCAAGGAATATCTCCCACAGAATTAGATATGTTTAGAGAAGAGTTaaaaaatactaatattaattTGGACACAAGTCCAAGCTTATCTTTtgcataa
- the Eif4e4 gene encoding eukaryotic translation initiation factor 4E4 isoform X2, whose translation MATSNTEEIEEVERKEPEVVNFDEFPPEVLIKHPLQHTWTLWYYEPDRNKSWEESQRKITSFDTAEDFWSLYNHIKAASELRQGCDYSMFKQGIRPMWEDDANKCGGRWLINLDKKQRNTDLDHFWLETLLCMIGEAFNGYSDDICGAVVNIRPKGDKIGVWTANANNEDSVIEIGRKLRERLKIASKVTIGYQIHKDVIVKVGSQTKNAYVV comes from the exons ATGGCTACAAGTAATACAGAAGAAATTGAG GAAGTCGAGAGGAAGGAACCAGAAGTAGTAAACTTCGATGAATTCCCGCCGGaggttttaattaaacatccACTTCAACATACATGGACTCTTTGGTATTATGAACCAGACAGAAATAAATCATGGGAAGAAagtcaaagaaaaattacaagcTTTGATACAGCTGAAGATTTTTGGAG TTTATACAATCATATAAAGGCAGCATCAGAATTAAGACAAGGTTGTGACTATAGTATGTTCAAACAAGGAATCAGACCCATGTGGGAAGATGATGCTAATAAATGTGGTGGAAGGTGGCTtataaatttagataaaaagcaaagaaatacAGATCTAGATCACTTTTGGCTAGAAACACTTTTATGTATGATTGGTGAGGCATTTAATGGATATTCAGATGATATTTGTGGGGCTGTTGTAAATATAAGGCCAAAAGGAGATAAAATTGGTGTATGGACTGCAAATGCCAATAATGAAGATAGCGTTATAGAAATTgg ACGCAAATTAagagaaagattaaaaattgcatCAAAAGTTACTATAGGCTATCAAATACATAAAGATGTTATAGTTAAAGTAGGGAGTCAAACAAAAAATGCCTATGTTGTTTAA